The Periplaneta americana isolate PAMFEO1 chromosome 2, P.americana_PAMFEO1_priV1, whole genome shotgun sequence genome has a window encoding:
- the LOC138694562 gene encoding myb/SANT-like DNA-binding domain-containing protein 3, which produces MAAEHKLYTAEEKLLLIDLVGKHKILEDKRTDIISLSKKKKTWEDVCNAYNEEANVTKRTVQQLKKCWVNIKSKRKKELAHETRERLKTGGGPPPDNTTEFPELDLVVPHLSHNVGFLFDNDALQVNNSQLSTEAVSVVEANPEDLPQQHEADMTGNLDDSSEVPATTSCRNKQKFSPRPLPRKTVIETELKSRLNRLQWQMNYDEELHSLRKEEIKYTIDLAKEQLENERKAEERRIISFEREETRKQQAFEAEERRKEEIHRSKMSLLGKN; this is translated from the exons ATGGCGGCTGAACACAAGTTGTATACAGCAGAGGAGAAattgttattaattgatttagtcggtaaacataaaatattggaAGACAAAAGGACAGATATAATTTCTTtgtccaaaaagaaaaaaacctgGGAGGACGTATGCAATGCATACAACGAAGAAGCAAATGTTACGAAG CGTACTGTTCAGCAACTgaaaaaatgctgggtaaatattaaatcgaagagaaagaaagaattggCCCATGAAACAAGGGAAAGACTGAAGACAGGTGGTGGTCCACCACCAGACAACACCACAGAATTCCCAGAACTAGACCTTGTAGTGCCTCATTTGAGCCATAATGTTGGCTTTCTTTTTGACAATGATGCATTGCAAGTCAACAATTCACAACTTTCAACTGAAG ccgTGAGTGTTGTCGAAGCAAATCCAGAAGACCTACCACAGCAGCATGAAGCAGACATGACAGGCAACCTAGATGATTCAAGTGAAGTGCCTGCAACAACATCCTGCAGAAACAAGCAAAAATTCTCCCCTCGTCCTCTACCCAGAAAAACTGTGATCGAAACAGAGCTGAAATCAAGGTTAAATAGGCTTCAATGGCAGATGAATTATGACGAAGAACTGCACAGCCTCAgaaaggaggaaattaaatacacaatAGATTTGGCTAAAGAACAACTAGAAAATGAACGAAAAGCAGAAGAACGTAGGATAATATCTTTTGAAAGAGAAGAAACTAGAAAACAACAGGCTTTCGAAGCAGAGGagaggagaaaagaagaaatacacagaagtaaaatgtcacttttgggaaaaaattag